In one Clostridia bacterium genomic region, the following are encoded:
- a CDS encoding cyclic 2,3-diphosphoglycerate synthase, translating into MKRVLILGAAGRDFHNFNVVFRHNPEFQVVAFTATQIPDIAGRKYPPELAGPLYPGGIPILEEKEMEDIIRKHKVDVCIFSYSDVSYDTLMHLASRAVAAGADFELLGAQKTQIPSKVPVVSICAVRTGCGKSPVSRRVADALRRLGWHPVVIRHPMPYGNLAAQHAQRFAKLEDLDLHDCTIEEREEYEPHIAEGTTVYAGVDYEEIIRQAEQEGDVVLWDGGNNDTPFYRSNLEIVVLDPHRAGHELRYYPGEVNFRSAKVLIINKVDTAKPEDVQKVRDNVKLYNPNATLVETACRVSVVDPNQVRGKRVLVVEDGPTLTHGEMPYGAGVVASRQFGAAEMVDPRPYAVGSIRATFEKFPHLGSLLPAMGYGEQQKHELEETIKRVPCDLVLVATPIDLARTIKIEKPSLRVRYEAEELTHPDITEILAEFTKKNKPSPVEAASK; encoded by the coding sequence ATGAAGAGAGTATTGATTCTTGGAGCAGCAGGCAGAGACTTCCATAATTTCAACGTAGTCTTCCGTCACAACCCAGAATTCCAGGTCGTGGCATTTACCGCTACCCAGATTCCCGACATTGCCGGCCGGAAGTATCCGCCTGAGTTGGCAGGTCCTCTTTATCCGGGCGGCATTCCGATCCTGGAAGAGAAAGAGATGGAAGACATAATCCGCAAGCACAAAGTGGATGTTTGCATCTTCTCTTACTCGGATGTGTCGTATGACACGCTGATGCACCTGGCCTCCAGGGCCGTCGCCGCTGGCGCTGATTTCGAATTGCTGGGCGCGCAAAAGACGCAGATTCCGTCGAAGGTTCCGGTCGTGTCCATCTGTGCGGTGCGCACGGGTTGCGGCAAGAGCCCTGTTTCGCGTCGCGTAGCCGATGCACTGCGCCGCCTTGGCTGGCATCCGGTGGTGATCCGTCACCCAATGCCGTACGGCAATCTGGCCGCGCAGCACGCGCAACGTTTCGCCAAGCTTGAGGACCTCGATCTTCACGATTGCACGATCGAAGAGCGTGAAGAGTACGAGCCGCACATTGCTGAAGGCACTACGGTGTACGCCGGCGTGGATTATGAAGAGATTATTCGCCAGGCAGAGCAGGAAGGCGACGTAGTCCTTTGGGATGGCGGCAACAACGACACCCCCTTCTATCGCTCCAATCTAGAGATCGTGGTGCTTGATCCGCATCGCGCAGGGCACGAGCTTCGCTACTACCCCGGCGAGGTGAACTTCCGCAGCGCCAAGGTGCTGATTATCAACAAGGTTGATACCGCGAAGCCGGAAGACGTTCAGAAGGTCCGCGACAACGTAAAGCTCTACAACCCGAACGCCACGCTGGTTGAAACCGCGTGCCGCGTTAGCGTCGTCGATCCCAACCAGGTTCGCGGAAAGCGCGTGCTCGTCGTTGAGGATGGCCCGACACTCACGCACGGCGAAATGCCTTATGGTGCCGGTGTTGTTGCCTCCCGCCAGTTCGGCGCCGCCGAAATGGTTGACCCGCGTCCGTATGCTGTCGGGTCGATTCGCGCCACGTTCGAGAAATTCCCGCACCTCGGTTCGCTGCTTCCGGCCATGGGCTACGGTGAACAGCAGAAGCACGAACTGGAAGAGACCATCAAGCGCGTACCTTGCGACCTGGTTCTCGTCGCCACACCGATCGATCTCGCTCGCACGATCAAAATCGAGAAGCCGAGCCTGCGTGTTCGTTATGAGGCGGAAGAGCTGACTCATCCCGACATCACAGAGATCCTTGCCGAGTTCACGAAGAAGAACAAGCCGTCGCCGGTAGAGGCGGCATCGAAATGA
- the argF gene encoding ornithine carbamoyltransferase, translating into MSKSSVGESPMCAPAGAQVPFVSRDLISISDFSPAEVKAVLDLTALMKARPEDFRGVLSGKQIAMFFEKPSLRTRITFEAGIASMGGTSFFVDQTRSRLAAREPLSDIAHNLERWIHGIVLRTFDHETVSGIAKYASVPVVNALSDYEHPCQALADFFTLQEKFVDLRTVKLAYVGDGNNVAHSLMLAAASLGSHIAVATPAGYEPAQVVTKQAREIAALTGATIEVTNDARHAATGADAVYTDVWASMGQEEESAERSKIFAPFQVNAELFSLTSPNAIFMHCLPAHRGDEVTDAVIDSPSSVVFDQAENRLHIQKAILLVLLGGGMRRFPPIESREFSAGQRSAHA; encoded by the coding sequence ATGAGCAAAAGCAGTGTGGGCGAGAGCCCAATGTGTGCCCCGGCTGGAGCGCAGGTTCCGTTTGTCTCGCGCGACCTGATCTCGATTTCCGACTTCTCTCCTGCGGAAGTGAAGGCCGTACTGGACCTGACAGCGCTGATGAAGGCGCGTCCTGAAGACTTCCGCGGTGTGCTGTCAGGCAAGCAGATCGCTATGTTCTTTGAAAAGCCATCGCTGCGAACGCGTATCACCTTCGAGGCGGGAATCGCCTCTATGGGGGGCACGTCGTTCTTTGTGGATCAGACACGCTCGCGCCTTGCTGCACGGGAGCCGCTCAGCGATATTGCGCACAATCTCGAACGTTGGATTCACGGAATTGTGCTGCGCACGTTCGATCACGAGACGGTGAGCGGCATCGCAAAATATGCTTCCGTTCCCGTGGTAAACGCACTCAGCGACTACGAACACCCCTGCCAGGCTCTAGCGGATTTCTTCACCTTGCAGGAGAAATTTGTCGACCTGCGGACGGTCAAGCTTGCCTACGTCGGAGATGGGAACAACGTCGCGCACTCGCTGATGCTCGCAGCTGCGAGCCTTGGCAGCCACATCGCTGTGGCGACACCGGCGGGTTACGAGCCTGCCCAGGTGGTCACGAAGCAGGCGCGTGAGATTGCCGCGCTAACGGGCGCGACCATCGAGGTAACAAATGACGCGAGGCATGCGGCCACGGGGGCCGATGCGGTCTACACGGACGTTTGGGCGAGCATGGGCCAGGAAGAGGAAAGCGCCGAGCGCAGCAAGATTTTTGCACCATTTCAGGTCAATGCGGAGCTGTTCTCGCTGACTTCGCCGAACGCGATCTTCATGCACTGCCTGCCGGCGCATCGCGGCGATGAAGTCACCGACGCCGTTATCGATTCACCCAGTTCTGTTGTGTTCGACCAGGCGGAGAACCGCCTGCATATCCAAAAGGCCATTCTGCTTGTTCTTCTGGGTGGCGGCATGCGCCGCTTCCCGCCGATAGAGTCGCGGGAATTCAGTGCCGGACAAAGGAGCGCACATGCCTAA
- a CDS encoding N-acetyltransferase: protein MRARKAILPDAEAIHELILAFSQNSTLLLPRSLAEICENVRDFVVVEEHGEIVGCGALHLYGVHLAEVRSIAVNTEAQGRGAGGKLIDALLAEAESHHVTCVCLFTRIPEFFARMGFSQARREDLPDKILKDCRKCPRLHDCDEIAMVRGEIPGFAILEEPMIGLVKLHA from the coding sequence ATGCGAGCGCGTAAGGCGATCCTTCCCGATGCCGAGGCAATCCACGAGCTGATCCTCGCGTTCTCGCAAAACAGCACTCTGCTCCTTCCACGTAGTCTGGCTGAAATCTGCGAAAACGTGCGCGACTTCGTGGTCGTCGAGGAGCATGGTGAGATTGTCGGCTGTGGCGCTCTGCATTTGTACGGCGTACACCTGGCAGAGGTGCGGTCAATTGCCGTAAACACGGAGGCGCAGGGAAGGGGAGCCGGGGGCAAATTGATCGATGCGCTGTTAGCCGAGGCCGAGTCGCACCACGTTACCTGCGTGTGCCTCTTTACGCGCATCCCAGAGTTCTTCGCACGTATGGGATTCTCGCAGGCGCGGCGGGAAGACCTGCCCGACAAGATATTGAAGGACTGCCGGAAGTGTCCCAGACTGCACGACTGCGATGAGATCGCGATGGTTCGTGGAGAAATTCCGGGCTTCGCGATTCTTGAGGAACCCATGATCGGACTGGTGAAACTGCACGCATGA
- a CDS encoding 2-oxoacid:acceptor oxidoreductase subunit alpha, with protein sequence MNADPRGVLTGSHFLDGDHAACEGALAAGARFAAGYPITPSTEVVERYAMRAPKVGGTFIQMEDELAASIAIQGAVWGGAKAFTVTSGPGFSLMMEHIGYAAMTETPCVFVDVQRGGPSTGLPTLPAQADMMQVRWGSHGDYEIIALCPNSPQECFDLMITAFNMSEKYRVPTFLMMDEVVGHMTEKVVIPSADQIYVEPRNFTAKEPAAFKAYEACGEECVPEMVMAGEGYNIHVTGLTHDERGYPNMTPPVQDTLLKRLVGKIRDNADKICLYEEADTEGADIVVVSYGITSRVAQRAIDLAHEQGIKVGKFRLITAWPFPEKKIAEIAGKVKALVVPELNMGQMVREVERCAGGKAKVLAVPHAGGSVHRPEDILKAIVEVAR encoded by the coding sequence ATGAACGCTGATCCTCGCGGAGTCCTTACCGGCTCGCATTTTCTGGACGGCGATCACGCCGCCTGCGAAGGTGCACTCGCCGCGGGCGCACGCTTCGCAGCGGGATATCCGATCACGCCCTCGACCGAGGTGGTTGAGCGCTATGCCATGCGCGCTCCCAAAGTCGGTGGCACATTCATTCAGATGGAAGACGAGTTGGCGGCGTCCATCGCGATACAGGGCGCAGTGTGGGGCGGAGCCAAGGCTTTCACCGTAACGTCAGGCCCCGGTTTCTCGCTGATGATGGAACACATCGGCTACGCCGCGATGACCGAGACGCCATGCGTCTTTGTCGATGTGCAACGTGGCGGGCCCTCCACAGGCTTGCCGACTTTACCGGCGCAGGCGGACATGATGCAGGTTCGCTGGGGATCGCATGGCGATTACGAAATCATCGCGCTCTGCCCGAACTCGCCGCAGGAGTGCTTCGATCTGATGATCACGGCATTCAACATGTCGGAGAAGTATCGCGTGCCTACGTTCCTCATGATGGATGAAGTCGTTGGGCACATGACCGAAAAGGTTGTCATCCCTTCCGCTGATCAGATCTACGTGGAACCGCGTAATTTTACGGCGAAAGAACCGGCGGCATTCAAGGCGTACGAGGCTTGCGGAGAAGAGTGCGTTCCCGAGATGGTGATGGCTGGCGAGGGTTACAACATCCACGTCACAGGCCTCACGCACGACGAGCGCGGATATCCCAACATGACGCCTCCCGTGCAGGACACGCTGCTGAAACGGCTCGTCGGCAAGATTCGCGACAATGCCGACAAGATATGCCTGTACGAAGAGGCGGATACTGAAGGTGCGGATATCGTGGTGGTCTCCTACGGCATCACGTCGCGTGTTGCGCAGCGGGCGATCGACCTGGCACACGAGCAAGGCATCAAGGTAGGCAAGTTCCGACTCATCACCGCATGGCCCTTCCCTGAAAAGAAGATCGCCGAAATAGCAGGAAAGGTGAAAGCCCTTGTGGTTCCGGAACTGAACATGGGACAGATGGTACGTGAAGTAGAGCGTTGCGCTGGCGGCAAGGCAAAGGTGCTAGCTGTGCCGCACGCCGGCGGAAGCGTGCATCGTCCGGAAGACATTCTGAAAGCAATCGTGGAGGTGGCACGATGA
- the argH gene encoding argininosuccinate lyase, whose product MKMWSGRIRQPLDGEFEKWQRSFPFDKRLLGEELAASRAHALALQKLGVLSATEYASVLVGLEKIARNPADLMHDEEAEDIHHFVEKHLVAFIGDTGYKLHSGRSRNEQIATDLRLYVRSTASTIRGLTLELAEVFTNRAGRADEAAMPAYTHLQRAEPVLVAHWLLAYAEMFLRDASRLSSCMERLDACPLGSGAIAGATLPLDREAVAHELGFAAPTANSIDATSDRDFLLEFVQVLSIFGVHLSRWAEEFTLFATQEYGFVRLPERYSTGSSAMPQKQNPDSLELVRGKSARLIGAATTLLTAMKGLPLAYNKDMQETQEPVFDAADTALGMLRVALGFMREVEFDLERMQAAAQSSFMNAMAAATYLVLKGVPFRHAHEFVASAVRVCLARACELQDLSLLELKGISPKFEDDFYSHLTLQSVLNCHDVAGGTAPAQVQRALEQVRRRISALKGVAHASA is encoded by the coding sequence ATGAAAATGTGGTCGGGCCGGATACGGCAACCTCTTGATGGGGAGTTCGAGAAGTGGCAGCGCTCGTTTCCCTTTGACAAGCGGTTGCTCGGAGAGGAACTGGCCGCGAGCCGCGCTCATGCGTTGGCGCTGCAGAAACTGGGCGTACTCTCCGCGACAGAGTACGCCTCCGTACTAGTAGGTCTTGAGAAGATCGCACGCAATCCAGCTGACCTGATGCACGATGAAGAGGCGGAGGACATCCATCACTTCGTTGAGAAACACCTGGTCGCGTTTATCGGAGACACGGGGTACAAGCTGCACTCTGGGCGCAGCCGCAACGAACAGATCGCAACCGACCTTCGCCTGTACGTGCGCTCCACGGCTTCAACAATCCGCGGGCTGACCCTCGAACTTGCAGAGGTATTCACAAATCGTGCAGGGAGGGCGGACGAAGCGGCCATGCCGGCCTACACGCATCTGCAACGTGCCGAACCCGTGTTGGTTGCGCACTGGTTGCTTGCGTATGCGGAAATGTTTTTGCGCGATGCATCGCGCTTGTCGTCCTGCATGGAACGGCTGGATGCGTGTCCGTTGGGTTCCGGCGCGATTGCCGGCGCCACGCTGCCGCTGGACCGTGAGGCAGTAGCGCATGAACTTGGGTTCGCTGCGCCGACCGCAAACAGTATCGATGCAACAAGCGATCGCGACTTCCTGCTGGAGTTCGTACAGGTGCTCTCAATCTTCGGCGTCCACCTGAGCCGCTGGGCGGAGGAGTTCACTCTGTTCGCCACCCAGGAGTACGGCTTCGTGCGCCTGCCGGAGCGTTACTCCACCGGCAGCAGCGCGATGCCTCAGAAGCAGAATCCGGATTCGCTGGAATTGGTGCGTGGCAAGTCGGCGCGCTTGATCGGCGCTGCAACAACGCTGCTGACGGCCATGAAGGGATTGCCGCTCGCTTATAACAAAGACATGCAGGAGACGCAGGAGCCCGTCTTCGATGCGGCTGATACTGCTCTCGGAATGCTACGCGTTGCGCTCGGCTTCATGCGCGAAGTTGAATTCGACCTTGAGAGGATGCAGGCCGCGGCGCAGTCGAGCTTCATGAATGCGATGGCGGCGGCCACGTACCTCGTTTTAAAAGGAGTGCCCTTCCGTCACGCGCATGAGTTCGTGGCCAGCGCAGTACGCGTATGTCTCGCGAGGGCGTGTGAACTGCAAGACCTATCGCTGCTCGAACTGAAGGGAATAAGCCCGAAGTTCGAGGACGATTTCTACTCGCACCTCACGTTGCAATCCGTGCTCAATTGTCACGACGTTGCGGGTGGAACCGCTCCCGCGCAGGTTCAGCGCGCGTTGGAGCAAGTGCGCCGCCGAATTTCGGCGCTTAAGGGAGTGGCACATGCGAGCGCGTAA
- the argJ gene encoding bifunctional glutamate N-acetyltransferase/amino-acid acetyltransferase ArgJ, with translation MISTQQELLVPRGFQFAAVKAGIKASGRPDLALIEAPMGASAAAVFTRNRVVAAPVQVGRAHLAETQGRVRAVLVNAGNANCATGKPGLNAAQAVCAELGRLVEAAPQFIVPSSTGIIGVPLPTEKIVTALPSLLAARSEGEAALKAFSEAILTTDMRPKTASRVLKIGRKEVRVAGVAKGSGMIHPNMATMLAYILTDADATPRELTAMLRTSTDTTFNSISVDGDTSTNDTVLLLASGMSGCRLRDSGVRKKFALALQEVCASLAEQVVRDGEGAKHLVRLHVEQARTFAEARQIARAVANSALVKTAWAGCDPNWGRILSAAGTSGVELDPAKVSIYFGDQLVCRRGMAVEFDKRAAHEYLSQPEYDIRISLGRGRAKVEFLTCDLTAEYVHINADYST, from the coding sequence ATGATTTCGACTCAGCAGGAACTGCTTGTACCTCGTGGCTTCCAGTTCGCGGCCGTAAAAGCGGGAATCAAGGCCAGCGGACGTCCCGACCTCGCGCTGATTGAGGCGCCGATGGGAGCAAGCGCGGCAGCCGTCTTCACCCGCAACCGCGTTGTGGCTGCGCCGGTGCAAGTCGGACGTGCCCACCTGGCGGAGACACAGGGACGTGTACGGGCCGTACTCGTGAATGCCGGAAACGCAAACTGTGCGACAGGCAAACCGGGTCTCAACGCCGCCCAGGCAGTTTGCGCTGAACTCGGAAGGCTGGTGGAAGCGGCGCCGCAATTCATTGTCCCGTCCTCGACGGGCATCATCGGCGTTCCGCTCCCAACAGAAAAGATCGTCACCGCACTGCCGAGTTTGCTCGCCGCCCGAAGCGAAGGAGAAGCCGCACTAAAAGCCTTCTCCGAAGCGATTCTGACAACCGATATGCGTCCGAAAACCGCAAGCCGTGTTCTTAAGATCGGACGAAAAGAGGTACGAGTTGCCGGTGTCGCGAAGGGCTCGGGCATGATTCACCCGAACATGGCGACCATGCTGGCTTACATCCTCACGGACGCGGATGCCACTCCTCGTGAGTTGACGGCCATGCTGCGAACGAGCACGGATACTACGTTCAACAGTATTTCTGTGGACGGCGATACCTCGACCAACGATACGGTTTTGCTGCTGGCGAGTGGAATGAGCGGTTGCAGACTGCGCGATTCCGGAGTGCGAAAGAAGTTTGCGCTGGCGCTCCAGGAAGTCTGCGCGTCGCTGGCGGAACAGGTTGTTCGCGACGGAGAAGGCGCGAAGCACCTGGTGCGATTGCACGTCGAACAAGCGCGCACATTTGCGGAAGCACGGCAAATCGCCCGTGCGGTTGCGAATTCAGCCCTGGTAAAAACTGCGTGGGCAGGTTGCGATCCGAACTGGGGAAGGATACTGTCGGCTGCCGGCACGTCCGGCGTCGAACTTGACCCAGCCAAGGTCAGCATCTACTTCGGAGACCAGCTGGTGTGCCGCCGGGGTATGGCAGTGGAGTTCGACAAGCGCGCCGCGCATGAGTACCTGTCGCAACCGGAATACGACATTCGCATCTCGCTCGGTCGTGGAAGAGCCAAGGTCGAGTTTTTGACCTGCGATCTCACAGCGGAGTACGTCCACATCAACGCGGACTATTCCACATAG
- a CDS encoding 2-oxoacid:acceptor oxidoreductase family protein: MQLTEIRIAGFGGQGVILAAIVVGKAASIVDGKFATMTQNFGPEARGGACSAQLILSSTPVLYPYVTRPDVMVVMSQEAYVKFAPELKPGGLMLIEQELVRVSDLSEDTRVFGIPSTRLAEGIGKRMVSNIVMVGFFGAATGLLSQESLRKAVEQSVPSAFRELNLKAFDIGWNYGVEHVQNGTTSGHEMEELEMRE, encoded by the coding sequence ATGCAGCTAACTGAAATCCGTATCGCTGGATTCGGCGGACAGGGCGTCATTCTGGCCGCGATTGTGGTCGGAAAGGCCGCTTCCATCGTGGACGGCAAGTTCGCCACCATGACGCAGAACTTCGGCCCGGAAGCGCGCGGCGGAGCTTGCAGTGCGCAGCTTATTCTTTCGAGCACGCCGGTTCTCTATCCCTACGTCACCCGGCCTGATGTGATGGTCGTCATGTCGCAAGAGGCTTACGTGAAGTTCGCTCCGGAACTAAAGCCGGGCGGGCTGATGCTGATCGAGCAGGAACTTGTGCGTGTCTCGGATTTGTCGGAGGACACTCGCGTTTTCGGCATCCCGTCGACGCGCCTGGCAGAAGGTATTGGTAAGCGCATGGTTTCCAACATTGTGATGGTCGGCTTCTTCGGAGCCGCCACCGGCCTGCTTTCACAGGAGTCGCTGCGTAAAGCCGTGGAACAATCCGTGCCCTCGGCCTTCCGCGAACTCAACCTGAAGGCCTTCGATATCGGGTGGAACTATGGCGTGGAGCACGTACAGAACGGCACCACGTCGGGTCACGAAATGGAAGAGCTCGAAATGCGCGAGTAG
- a CDS encoding 2-oxoacid:ferredoxin oxidoreductase subunit beta: MTTVQIENENPVQPFLRMDRMPHIWCPGCGIGTTVNCFTRALIESKADLSKVAVVSGIGCTGRVAGYVNLDSFHTTHGRAIPFATGLKLANPKLNVVVYSGDGDLFAIGGNHLIHAARRNVDLKVICVNNLIYAMTGGQTAPTTPGAVITSTSPYGTYDPSFNIPHLVEAAGAVYVARWTTFHVRQLAKSMNEMFQKKGFGFIEVLSPCPTLYQRRNKMGDGLDAMKFYKEHSKVKHGCPTSEVSLTKAGEIIVGKFVDRERPEYSDLMHAHLREQLGEAYVEAEQVEMEHTLCS, encoded by the coding sequence ATGACGACGGTGCAGATTGAGAACGAAAACCCGGTTCAACCGTTTCTGCGCATGGACCGTATGCCGCATATCTGGTGTCCGGGATGCGGGATCGGAACGACCGTCAACTGTTTCACGCGTGCGCTGATCGAGTCGAAGGCCGACCTGTCGAAGGTCGCCGTCGTTTCGGGCATCGGCTGCACGGGCCGCGTCGCTGGGTACGTGAACCTCGATTCGTTCCACACCACGCACGGACGCGCGATTCCCTTCGCCACCGGCTTGAAACTGGCGAACCCCAAGTTGAACGTCGTAGTGTATTCCGGCGATGGCGACCTGTTCGCAATCGGCGGCAATCACCTCATCCACGCTGCCCGTCGCAACGTCGATCTAAAGGTCATCTGCGTGAACAACCTGATCTACGCGATGACCGGCGGACAGACTGCGCCGACGACTCCAGGGGCGGTCATCACTTCGACGTCGCCTTACGGCACGTACGATCCTTCATTCAACATTCCGCACCTGGTCGAAGCCGCGGGCGCGGTGTACGTCGCGCGCTGGACGACCTTCCATGTGCGTCAACTCGCGAAGTCCATGAACGAGATGTTCCAGAAGAAAGGCTTCGGCTTCATCGAAGTGCTTTCACCATGCCCCACGCTCTACCAGCGCCGCAACAAGATGGGCGATGGCCTGGACGCGATGAAGTTCTATAAGGAGCACAGCAAGGTGAAGCACGGGTGCCCGACCAGTGAAGTGAGTCTGACGAAGGCGGGCGAGATCATCGTCGGCAAGTTCGTCGATCGGGAGCGTCCGGAGTACAGTGACCTGATGCATGCGCACCTTCGCGAGCAACTGGGCGAAGCATACGTAGAGGCTGAGCAGGTGGAGATGGAGCACACGTTATGCAGCTAA
- a CDS encoding 4Fe-4S binding protein, with protein MARGSVSIVVERCKACGFCVEFCPTKVLSLSSAFNSKGYHPPHVVAPEKCSGCDLCGMYCPDFAIHGFRTDKKKEEVAPAKETTDER; from the coding sequence ATGGCACGAGGTTCCGTGTCAATTGTCGTGGAGCGGTGTAAGGCCTGCGGTTTCTGCGTTGAGTTTTGTCCGACCAAGGTCCTGTCGCTGTCGTCCGCATTCAACTCCAAGGGATACCATCCACCACACGTTGTTGCGCCCGAGAAATGCAGCGGCTGCGATCTGTGCGGAATGTATTGTCCGGATTTCGCAATTCATGGATTCAGAACAGACAAGAAGAAAGAAGAAGTAGCACCAGCGAAGGAGACGACCGATGAACGCTGA
- a CDS encoding argininosuccinate synthase encodes MPKKVALAYSGGLDTSIIIPWLKENYACEVIAVVGDVGQGDDMEAVAQKAIATGASKVVIRDLREEFLTSCVWPALRAGAVYEHKYMLGTSLARPVIAKAQVEVALAEGADAVAHGCTGKGNDQVRFEHAFQALAPELEIIAPWREWELKSREDCIDYAEQRGIPITVSREKIHSRDHNLWHVSHEGGELEDPANAPLDSTWQLSNSPQTAPDRIEEVEIGFKQGTPVSVNGMELPAVQLLELLNEIAGRNAVGRIDLVENRFVGMKSRGCYETPGGTLLLAAHRELEALCLDREVMHFKQHIALKYAEMVYFGLWFTPLRDALDAFITETQKEVTGTAKLGLYKGNAMVLSRESDYSLYRTDLSSFTMGSSYDQKDAAGFIRILGLPARSRALARAEVAK; translated from the coding sequence ATGCCTAAGAAAGTCGCACTTGCATATTCGGGAGGGCTGGACACCTCCATCATCATTCCATGGCTGAAAGAGAACTACGCGTGCGAGGTCATTGCCGTGGTCGGTGATGTAGGCCAGGGCGATGACATGGAAGCTGTTGCGCAGAAGGCCATCGCGACCGGCGCATCGAAGGTCGTCATCCGCGACCTGCGCGAGGAGTTCCTGACGTCCTGCGTGTGGCCTGCTCTGCGGGCGGGAGCCGTTTACGAGCACAAGTACATGCTGGGTACGTCGCTTGCGCGCCCCGTCATTGCGAAGGCACAGGTCGAAGTCGCACTTGCGGAGGGCGCAGACGCCGTCGCGCATGGGTGTACTGGTAAGGGCAACGACCAGGTTCGTTTCGAGCACGCCTTCCAGGCGCTTGCGCCGGAGCTCGAAATCATCGCTCCGTGGCGCGAGTGGGAATTGAAGTCGCGCGAGGACTGCATCGACTACGCCGAGCAGCGTGGTATTCCGATTACCGTAAGCCGAGAGAAAATCCACTCTCGCGACCACAATCTCTGGCACGTGAGCCACGAGGGCGGAGAGCTGGAAGATCCGGCGAACGCGCCGCTGGACTCAACGTGGCAGCTTTCGAACTCTCCGCAGACCGCGCCCGACCGCATTGAGGAAGTAGAAATCGGTTTCAAGCAGGGAACGCCTGTGTCGGTAAACGGCATGGAGCTGCCGGCGGTGCAACTCCTGGAGTTGCTGAACGAGATTGCGGGACGCAATGCCGTAGGTCGCATCGACCTGGTGGAGAACCGCTTTGTCGGTATGAAGTCGCGCGGTTGCTATGAGACGCCGGGTGGAACGCTGCTGCTGGCGGCACATCGCGAACTGGAAGCACTCTGCCTCGATCGCGAGGTTATGCACTTCAAACAGCACATCGCGCTGAAGTACGCGGAGATGGTGTACTTCGGTCTATGGTTCACGCCCCTGCGCGACGCCCTGGACGCCTTCATCACCGAGACGCAGAAGGAAGTGACGGGAACTGCGAAGCTTGGGCTGTACAAGGGCAACGCCATGGTACTGAGCCGCGAGTCGGACTATTCCCTGTATCGCACTGACTTGTCGTCGTTCACAATGGGCTCCAGCTACGATCAGAAAGACGCGGCCGGTTTCATCCGCATCCTCGGACTGCCGGCACGCTCGCGTGCGCTGGCGCGCGCCGAGGTGGCGAAATGA